From Luteolibacter rhizosphaerae, a single genomic window includes:
- a CDS encoding YceI family protein, whose amino-acid sequence MKAYLALPAAFAVLSLASCENPAEKTANADVKGAVEKTADNAAGTKYVFTPASKIEFTGSKVTGKHDGGFKTFTGYFTVKDGVAVGNDHKVTIDMNSTFSDDEKLTGHLKSGDFFDVEKFPETTFDVTELKKNSDTAYTVSGNFKLHGVEKNISFPATVSQNGDAVSIKAEFDINRKDFGIVYAGQADNLIRDEVVIRLDLEAKPGA is encoded by the coding sequence ATGAAAGCATACCTCGCCCTCCCTGCCGCATTCGCCGTGCTGAGCCTCGCCTCCTGCGAGAACCCGGCGGAAAAGACTGCCAACGCCGACGTGAAAGGCGCGGTCGAGAAGACCGCCGATAACGCCGCCGGCACGAAGTACGTCTTCACGCCCGCCTCCAAGATCGAGTTCACCGGCTCCAAGGTGACCGGCAAGCACGACGGCGGTTTCAAGACCTTCACCGGCTACTTCACCGTGAAAGACGGCGTGGCGGTAGGCAACGACCACAAGGTCACGATCGACATGAACTCGACCTTCTCCGACGACGAGAAGCTGACGGGTCACCTGAAGAGCGGCGACTTCTTCGACGTGGAGAAGTTCCCCGAGACCACCTTCGACGTGACGGAGCTGAAGAAGAACTCCGATACCGCCTACACGGTGTCCGGAAACTTCAAGCTGCACGGCGTGGAGAAGAACATCAGCTTCCCCGCTACCGTGAGCCAGAACGGCGATGCGGTCTCGATCAAGGCCGAGTTCGACATCAACCGTAAGGACTTCGGCATCGTCTACGCCGGACAGGCCGACAACCTGATCCGCGACGAGGTCGTGATCCGCCTCGACCTGGAGGCCAAGCCGGGTGCATGA
- a CDS encoding type 1 glutamine amidotransferase domain-containing protein — translation MITRLLATAALVFTAAASSAVAQVKKPILLVLTNEAKLGKTQGRTGFYLSEAAHPYEVFKKAGYKVTLASPLGGFAPLDPKSFDEKDGANAAFWKEYGSGAEKNATLGVKQTISLSGVNPADYSAVFFAGGHGTMWDFRGNKDVNRVAATIYEDGGAVGAVCHGPAALVDVKLSDGTPLVKGKKVAAFTNEEEEAVGLAGVVPFLLQSKLEEAGASHVAAENFQANAVADGRLVTGQNPASATKTAELLVAALTEADAGDEAAPAEEKKEEEVPKAEAVEEPEAE, via the coding sequence ATGATTACACGCCTCCTCGCCACCGCCGCCCTCGTTTTCACTGCTGCAGCGTCATCCGCGGTGGCGCAGGTGAAGAAGCCGATCCTGCTGGTACTGACCAACGAGGCAAAGCTCGGGAAGACGCAGGGGCGGACGGGATTCTACCTCTCCGAGGCGGCGCATCCCTACGAGGTCTTCAAGAAGGCGGGCTACAAGGTGACGCTGGCGAGCCCGCTGGGCGGATTCGCGCCGCTGGACCCGAAGAGCTTCGACGAGAAGGACGGGGCGAACGCGGCTTTCTGGAAAGAATACGGGTCCGGCGCGGAGAAGAATGCCACGCTGGGCGTGAAGCAGACGATCTCCCTGAGCGGGGTGAATCCGGCGGACTACTCGGCGGTCTTCTTCGCCGGTGGTCACGGGACGATGTGGGACTTCCGCGGAAACAAGGATGTGAACCGGGTGGCAGCGACGATCTATGAGGACGGCGGCGCGGTGGGCGCGGTGTGCCACGGCCCCGCGGCGCTGGTGGATGTGAAGCTCAGCGACGGCACCCCGCTGGTGAAGGGCAAGAAGGTGGCCGCATTCACCAATGAGGAAGAAGAGGCCGTGGGACTCGCGGGAGTCGTGCCCTTCCTGCTGCAAAGCAAGCTGGAAGAGGCCGGTGCCTCCCATGTGGCGGCAGAGAATTTCCAAGCGAACGCGGTGGCGGACGGTCGCCTGGTGACCGGGCAGAACCCGGCATCCGCGACCAAGACGGCGGAGCTGTTAGTCGCTGCGCTGACGGAGGCAGATGCCGGGGATGAAGCTGCACCGGCAGAGGAGAAGAAGGAAGAAGAGGTGCCGAAGGCCGAAGCGGTGGAAGAGCCGGAAGCCGAGTAA
- a CDS encoding L,D-transpeptidase family protein: MAPILLSRPLGALSAGLCLALISCAAPPRIIDKTKPAQRAEFVMYEWHDDQGPGTVKIRINLSEQRATYTRGGRDIGWSYVATGKEGHGTPSGTYRITEKIVDKHSNRYGWIENEWGEITNGDATPGSKKEPGERYVPAPMPYWMRLTSYGIGMHAGVIPQPGETASHGCIRLPKELAPILFDAVSVGTSVSIVH, encoded by the coding sequence ATGGCACCGATCCTACTGTCCCGTCCCCTTGGCGCCCTCTCTGCCGGTCTCTGCCTGGCCCTGATCTCCTGCGCCGCGCCGCCACGAATCATCGATAAGACGAAGCCGGCCCAGCGGGCGGAGTTCGTGATGTACGAGTGGCATGACGACCAAGGCCCCGGGACGGTGAAGATCCGGATCAACCTTTCCGAGCAGCGGGCAACCTACACGCGCGGCGGGCGGGATATCGGCTGGTCCTACGTGGCTACGGGCAAGGAAGGCCATGGCACACCCTCAGGGACTTACCGGATCACGGAAAAGATCGTGGACAAGCACTCGAACCGCTATGGCTGGATCGAGAACGAGTGGGGTGAAATCACCAACGGCGACGCGACGCCGGGCAGCAAGAAGGAGCCGGGCGAGCGCTACGTGCCCGCGCCGATGCCCTACTGGATGCGGCTGACGAGCTACGGCATCGGCATGCATGCGGGGGTGATCCCGCAGCCGGGCGAGACCGCATCCCACGGCTGCATCCGCCTGCCGAAGGAACTGGCGCCGATCCTCTTCGATGCAGTTAGCGTCGGGACCTCGGTTTCGATCGTGCATTAA